The DNA sequence TGAATCAGGTTCGCGCGAACTGCTTCTCGTCGTAGAGCCGCGCCCACTCGGCCCTGGGCCGGATCGACACGTCGACGTCGGCCCCCTTGACGCGCAGGGCGCCGACGGTCGCCTGATCCTTCGGGGTGAGCTTGAACGGATCCCAGCCGAAGAACCGGCAGGAGTTCTCCCAGGTGATCTTGTTGATGTCGGAGTCCGACGCGCCCGCGGCGTTCAGCTCGGCCAGCACCTGCTCCGGCGCGTCGGGCCAGAAGCAGTCCGAATGCGGGTAGTCGCACTCCCAGGCAATGATGTCGATACCGATCTCGTGACGCAGCTTCAGCGACGTCTTGTCGGTGACGTAGCACGCCAGCGAGTGCTCGCGGAAAACATCGCTGGGCAACTTGTCGCCGAAGTCGCGGCGCAGCCACTTCTGGTTGGTGTAGTGCCGGTCGCTGCGGTCGAGGTAGAACGGGATCCAGCCGATACCGCCCTCGGAGAACGCGAACTTCAGGTCCGGGTAGTTGCGCATGGCCGGTCCCCACAACAGATCCTGGGCGCACATCGCCGACACCTGGGTGGCCAGGATGATCATGTTGTCGATCGGAGCGTTGGGCGCCATGCTGATCGCGCCGAAGCCGGTGCCGATGTGCAGGCACATCACCACGTTCTCCTCCGACAGGGTGCGGAACACCGGGCCCCAGTACTCGTCGTCGTGGTAACTGGGCAGGCCCTCGAGGTGCGGCAGCTCGGGCATCGTGACCGCGCGGCAGCCTTTGGCCGCCACCCGGCGGATTTCGCGGCACATCGCCTCGGGGTTCCAGGTCGGCAGGATCGCGATGGGGATGAACCTGTCCGGGTACGTGCCGGCCCACTCGTCGATGTGCCAGTCGTTGTAGGCCGCCACCATGACCAGCGTGGTCTCTTCCCGGTGCATGTTGAGATGGCGCGCCGAGAAGCCGGTGAACGTCGGGAAGCACATCGAGGCCAGGATTCCGTTGCGGTTCATGTCGCGAACCCGCTCGTGGACGTCGTAGACGCCGGGGCGCATCTCGGCGAAACCCGCCGGGTCACGGCCCCACTCCTCCGCCGGCCACGACACCACCGCGTTCAGCCCGCTCACACCCTGCGGCCTGCCCTGATACATCCACTGGTCGACACCGTTGTCGTCGGTGACGACAATCGGCGCCTCA is a window from the Mycolicibacterium poriferae genome containing:
- a CDS encoding amidohydrolase family protein codes for the protein MQTDDLILVSIDDHVVEPPDMFLRHVPEKYKAEAPIVVTDDNGVDQWMYQGRPQGVSGLNAVVSWPAEEWGRDPAGFAEMRPGVYDVHERVRDMNRNGILASMCFPTFTGFSARHLNMHREETTLVMVAAYNDWHIDEWAGTYPDRFIPIAILPTWNPEAMCREIRRVAAKGCRAVTMPELPHLEGLPSYHDDEYWGPVFRTLSEENVVMCLHIGTGFGAISMAPNAPIDNMIILATQVSAMCAQDLLWGPAMRNYPDLKFAFSEGGIGWIPFYLDRSDRHYTNQKWLRRDFGDKLPSDVFREHSLACYVTDKTSLKLRHEIGIDIIAWECDYPHSDCFWPDAPEQVLAELNAAGASDSDINKITWENSCRFFGWDPFKLTPKDQATVGALRVKGADVDVSIRPRAEWARLYDEKQFART